The following proteins are co-located in the Maridesulfovibrio sp. genome:
- a CDS encoding transcriptional regulator — translation MVKFIVIAIAAFVMWKLFSGDQKKKQDQAGKDFNKKVKTGEMVKDPVCGAYVPKDGDIRVRNGEKVECFCSFECRDKYIKSLEADSGE, via the coding sequence ATGGTAAAATTTATTGTTATCGCAATTGCTGCTTTTGTTATGTGGAAGCTCTTCAGCGGCGATCAAAAAAAGAAACAGGATCAGGCCGGCAAGGATTTTAATAAAAAGGTCAAGACAGGTGAAATGGTCAAAGACCCTGTCTGCGGGGCCTATGTGCCCAAGGACGGCGATATTCGAGTCCGTAACGGTGAAAAGGTCGAGTGCTTTTGCTCCTTTGAATGTCGCGACAAGTATATCAAAAGCCTTGAGGCTGACAGCGGCGAGTAA
- the folK gene encoding 2-amino-4-hydroxy-6-hydroxymethyldihydropteridine diphosphokinase, which produces MNQAVARLEKYEGIDPEVWSETYETEPQGLKDQPWFMNQVVRFDVDPELWSAEGFLSTLQAVEGQMDRVRDVKNGPRTIDLDIILFGDRVIESGNYLTVPHPRALDRAFVLLPLTDIDPELVFPDGTSVADALKKIDYRTEGNKIYQD; this is translated from the coding sequence TTGAATCAGGCTGTTGCTAGACTGGAAAAATATGAAGGTATTGATCCTGAAGTCTGGTCTGAAACTTATGAGACCGAACCTCAGGGATTGAAAGATCAGCCGTGGTTTATGAATCAGGTGGTCCGTTTCGACGTTGACCCCGAACTCTGGTCCGCAGAAGGTTTCCTTTCAACACTGCAAGCAGTAGAAGGGCAGATGGATCGGGTAAGGGACGTTAAAAACGGACCCCGGACCATTGACCTGGATATTATTCTCTTTGGAGACCGAGTCATTGAAAGCGGGAATTATCTCACAGTTCCCCATCCCCGGGCTTTGGATAGAGCCTTTGTGCTCCTGCCATTGACTGACATTGATCCGGAACTCGTCTTCCCAGACGGTACTTCCGTTGCTGACGCTCTGAAAAAAATTGATTACCGCACTGAAGGTAATAAGATTTATCAGGATTAA
- a CDS encoding tetratricopeptide repeat protein, whose protein sequence is MSLRLKKKILPSLLAAAVLFGGSGNVFAASSSKTASFETWLEKYGAWDILEQNYSQTGDTPELILKRAETAFNLGRYSACLETLQSTPAFADKTQEITRLWLGGKCQRALGDPIKGVIWFSQAARLMDQDIMSTKFKEDSYLKSIWFDVWRSLYWGYRATPESALESRKMLLEQAFSQAEKVWPTTYFIINSKSKLESLNGTTESLPSVSNSTAVADSDRVLIAQSLAAASIGEWSKSNTALDGISNSTVQTFWKSVNQHLESGKAPETVSIFNEENLIRPASFIKAGVLEPAIISPTLWQLGAPTSPAWNVFRKKLMEMDPQEALETIDRETGSLLLSSDLVNALQNYRLAFAFLTGDMELAENVLKRLDKETLPMSLRIASGIAFKLPLSKVLSSADYGKNEHLFIISGLSEAAGIEYFSDINAPFWKTISSKNINKIINTNPLDRLLVFADLSKQADQKQSTQIARRCAFLFPKSKLGAESFIYLADQAAQKRDFNLSAYYLKRVDQDKFGPELRLKWLSAAVAYDLATGKDDKAMNAYNEILQSGGTLPAEKELKLALMIQQKGDLKKAQAILERIWSGRDQLENDELRAEVLFWIAESEHAIGKKEEALKHYLELAWEFPEQNIWAVTAMYRASMIYEHKGQFETAKRFLKTVIKRADRKAQKEAAQARLDAIDTKLAKVGAGKEVSFPF, encoded by the coding sequence ATGAGTTTGAGACTTAAGAAAAAGATATTGCCTTCTCTTCTGGCTGCGGCTGTTTTGTTCGGGGGAAGCGGAAATGTATTCGCTGCTTCATCCAGCAAGACAGCTTCATTTGAAACATGGCTGGAAAAGTATGGAGCGTGGGATATTCTGGAACAGAACTATTCCCAGACCGGAGATACTCCTGAATTGATTTTGAAACGGGCTGAAACAGCTTTCAATCTTGGTCGCTATTCAGCATGCCTTGAAACTCTGCAATCAACGCCGGCTTTTGCTGACAAAACTCAGGAAATCACCAGACTTTGGCTTGGTGGTAAATGCCAGAGAGCTCTCGGAGATCCGATAAAAGGAGTAATCTGGTTCAGCCAGGCTGCACGCTTGATGGATCAAGATATCATGTCCACTAAATTCAAAGAGGATTCCTACCTTAAAAGTATTTGGTTTGATGTCTGGCGTTCCCTTTACTGGGGGTATCGAGCCACTCCTGAATCCGCACTGGAATCACGGAAGATGCTTCTAGAGCAAGCATTTAGTCAGGCTGAAAAAGTATGGCCCACAACCTACTTTATCATTAACAGTAAATCCAAGCTTGAAAGTTTGAACGGTACAACCGAGAGTCTTCCGTCTGTGAGCAATTCTACCGCTGTTGCGGACTCAGACCGTGTGTTGATTGCCCAGTCTTTGGCAGCAGCCAGTATCGGCGAATGGTCAAAATCAAATACCGCTTTAGATGGAATCTCCAATTCTACGGTTCAAACTTTTTGGAAATCTGTAAACCAGCACTTGGAATCCGGAAAAGCTCCCGAGACAGTTTCTATCTTTAATGAAGAGAATCTCATCCGTCCCGCTTCATTCATTAAAGCAGGGGTTTTAGAACCGGCAATCATCTCCCCTACCCTTTGGCAGCTCGGCGCTCCGACATCGCCTGCATGGAATGTTTTCCGAAAGAAACTAATGGAGATGGACCCACAAGAGGCTCTTGAAACCATTGACCGTGAAACAGGGTCACTCCTGCTTTCCAGTGATCTGGTTAACGCTTTGCAGAATTATCGCCTGGCATTTGCCTTTTTGACCGGGGACATGGAGCTGGCTGAAAATGTTCTGAAGCGTCTAGACAAGGAAACCCTGCCCATGAGCCTCAGGATTGCCAGTGGAATTGCTTTCAAGCTGCCTTTGTCCAAAGTTCTCAGTTCTGCCGATTACGGGAAAAATGAGCATCTTTTTATAATTTCCGGATTAAGTGAGGCCGCAGGTATTGAGTATTTCAGCGACATTAACGCTCCTTTTTGGAAGACTATTTCATCCAAAAATATCAACAAAATTATCAACACCAATCCACTGGACAGATTGCTTGTTTTTGCAGACCTATCAAAACAGGCTGACCAAAAACAAAGTACACAAATTGCCCGGCGCTGTGCATTTCTCTTTCCTAAGTCCAAACTTGGAGCTGAAAGCTTTATTTACTTAGCGGATCAGGCAGCACAGAAACGTGATTTCAACCTGTCTGCATATTATTTGAAACGCGTTGATCAGGATAAGTTTGGGCCAGAACTTCGTCTTAAGTGGCTTTCCGCTGCAGTTGCCTATGATCTCGCAACCGGAAAAGACGATAAAGCCATGAATGCCTACAATGAAATTCTTCAGTCCGGTGGAACTCTTCCTGCTGAAAAGGAATTGAAGCTTGCGTTGATGATCCAGCAGAAAGGGGATCTAAAAAAAGCTCAAGCGATACTTGAAAGAATCTGGTCCGGCCGCGATCAATTGGAAAATGACGAACTACGTGCAGAAGTGCTCTTTTGGATTGCTGAAAGTGAGCATGCTATCGGGAAAAAAGAAGAAGCTCTCAAACACTACCTGGAGCTTGCTTGGGAATTTCCCGAACAGAATATCTGGGCAGTGACCGCCATGTATCGCGCTTCCATGATTTATGAGCACAAAGGACAATTTGAAACAGCAAAACGGTTCCTGAAAACAGTCATTAAACGTGCTGACCGGAAGGCTCAAAAAGAAGCCGCTCAGGCCAGACTTGATGCCATCGATACTAAACTGGCCAAAGTCGGAGCAGGAAAAGAAGTTAGCTTTCCATTTTAA
- a CDS encoding LapA family protein: protein MRYLKVLALVVLFFLSMVFFIQNTPELSKEVTLSIELFSYKFMSQPLPYYLLILIAFAVGSVLCLLYFMADKIRLSGQLRTCRTRMANLEQEVNSLRNLPLDEGNYPSAEASEEKPAE, encoded by the coding sequence ATGCGTTACTTGAAGGTTTTGGCTCTGGTAGTTCTCTTTTTCCTTTCCATGGTATTTTTCATTCAGAATACCCCCGAACTTTCTAAGGAAGTAACTCTGTCCATCGAACTGTTCAGCTACAAGTTCATGAGCCAGCCTCTTCCGTACTACCTGTTAATCCTGATTGCTTTTGCTGTAGGCTCCGTTCTTTGCCTGCTCTACTTCATGGCTGATAAGATTCGTCTTTCCGGACAGCTTCGTACCTGTCGCACCAGAATGGCTAACCTTGAGCAGGAAGTTAACTCTCTCCGCAACCTCCCCCTCGATGAGGGGAACTATCCCT
- a CDS encoding CBS domain-containing protein translates to MSKNENLIKAETIITGHVNADFDCLAAIVAAGKLYPEATLVFPGSQEKNLRNFYMESATYFFNFKHLKEIDKSAVKLLVVVDTSRRKRIVHVDPILNNPGLKIHIYDHHMKSECDLDPEFMIKKPWGSSVAILSHEIREKGIEINQEEATIMGLGLYEDTGSFMFNSTTEHDFEAGKWLLKNGMELDVITDLLNRDLSAQQITLLGRLLEGATTHTINDLDVVISEISTAEYVVDFSVLVHKFMDIENIKVLFALGRMNDRIHLVARSRTPDIDVGAICANFGGGGHIYAASATIKDRTLAEVRDELFALLYSKVTPRLSVESIMSKPPVAIPRDMTISKAVERMTQYSLKGVPVVDSMENMRVVGLLEQKTADKALSHNLGDVDVEIYMQQPFSSIKTDSGMHRVMEIILGQKQRLVPVVENDRVEAVVTRTDLINMLVQDPARIPESLFPDKKQERNIRNIMRNRLPNKILDILETAGKMAAEIGTEAYVVGGFVRDVLLTKSNLDLDLVVEGDGIAFAKKLAKKMDGRAKYHRKFKTAVVILPDGQRVDVATARLEYYEYPAALPTVELSSIKMDLYRRDFTINALAVHINPSNFGKLVDFFGSQRDLKDKTIRVLHALSFVEDPTRIMRAIRFEQRFDFKIGGQTLNLIKNALKLNLINKLSGYRLTHEMRIILNEANVLRSIERMNELGVLQAIHPLMELNSARSQVIAELERLMSWYSLLYLEPPLSVWKTYFLAMCMGVSKAKMEQIYDRFSFSPSERREFIHLRDTIFWAAGNIMNIKQEMKPSEIYETLSPVPLEGVLFIMARTKREMIKKYVSQYLTSLRLKTIDVTGEDLKELGLEPGPLYSDFLNQVKLACLDGELKGRDEQLIFLKDKISKLGNTKSM, encoded by the coding sequence ATGTCAAAAAATGAAAACCTTATAAAAGCGGAAACAATAATTACCGGCCATGTAAATGCGGATTTCGATTGTTTGGCCGCTATTGTTGCTGCCGGAAAGCTTTATCCTGAAGCAACCCTTGTTTTCCCCGGAAGTCAGGAAAAAAATTTGCGCAATTTTTATATGGAAAGCGCAACATATTTTTTCAATTTCAAGCACTTGAAGGAAATAGACAAGAGTGCCGTCAAGCTTCTGGTTGTGGTCGATACCTCACGGCGTAAAAGAATTGTTCATGTTGATCCTATTCTCAATAATCCGGGACTGAAAATACATATTTACGACCACCACATGAAGTCTGAATGCGACCTTGATCCTGAATTTATGATCAAAAAACCATGGGGATCAAGCGTTGCAATCCTTTCTCATGAAATTCGTGAGAAAGGAATTGAAATCAATCAGGAAGAAGCCACTATCATGGGTCTGGGGCTTTACGAAGACACAGGTTCATTTATGTTCAATTCCACCACTGAGCATGATTTTGAGGCTGGAAAATGGCTGCTCAAAAACGGAATGGAACTGGATGTAATTACCGATCTGCTCAATCGTGATCTTTCTGCACAACAGATTACCCTTCTTGGTCGGCTGCTTGAGGGCGCGACAACCCATACCATTAATGATCTGGATGTGGTCATTTCTGAAATCAGCACAGCTGAATATGTAGTAGATTTTTCCGTGCTGGTTCACAAATTCATGGACATTGAAAATATCAAGGTTCTTTTTGCTCTGGGCCGCATGAACGATCGCATCCATCTGGTGGCCCGTTCCCGGACCCCTGATATTGACGTTGGTGCCATCTGTGCAAATTTTGGAGGCGGCGGGCATATCTATGCTGCATCTGCAACCATCAAGGACCGCACATTGGCGGAAGTTCGCGATGAGCTTTTCGCGCTGCTCTACTCCAAGGTTACTCCCCGTTTGAGCGTGGAATCAATTATGTCTAAGCCTCCGGTGGCAATTCCCCGGGATATGACCATATCCAAAGCTGTAGAACGGATGACTCAATACAGCCTTAAGGGTGTACCTGTGGTGGACAGCATGGAAAATATGCGCGTTGTCGGTCTATTGGAGCAAAAGACTGCGGACAAGGCGTTATCCCATAACCTAGGTGATGTGGATGTTGAGATTTATATGCAGCAACCTTTTTCATCCATCAAAACCGACTCCGGGATGCACAGGGTTATGGAAATTATCCTTGGTCAGAAGCAACGGCTGGTTCCGGTGGTGGAAAATGACCGAGTTGAAGCGGTTGTAACCAGAACAGACCTGATCAATATGCTGGTACAGGACCCTGCGCGTATTCCTGAATCCCTGTTTCCGGACAAGAAACAGGAACGCAATATCCGTAATATCATGCGCAACCGTCTGCCTAATAAGATTCTCGACATCCTAGAGACTGCGGGGAAAATGGCTGCTGAAATCGGCACCGAAGCATACGTGGTCGGCGGATTTGTTCGTGATGTGCTCCTGACAAAAAGCAACCTTGACCTTGATCTTGTGGTTGAAGGTGACGGGATTGCCTTTGCCAAGAAACTGGCCAAGAAAATGGATGGTCGGGCTAAATATCACCGTAAGTTCAAGACAGCAGTGGTTATCCTTCCCGACGGTCAGCGGGTGGATGTGGCGACCGCCAGACTCGAATATTATGAGTATCCGGCTGCCCTGCCTACTGTCGAACTTTCGTCAATAAAGATGGACCTGTACCGCCGCGATTTCACAATCAACGCCCTTGCTGTGCACATCAATCCATCCAATTTTGGTAAACTGGTCGACTTTTTCGGTTCCCAGCGGGACCTGAAAGACAAAACAATTCGCGTGCTGCATGCCCTGAGTTTTGTAGAAGATCCCACTCGTATCATGCGCGCTATCAGATTCGAGCAGCGTTTTGATTTTAAAATAGGCGGACAGACTCTCAACCTGATTAAGAATGCTCTCAAGCTGAATCTAATTAATAAACTTTCCGGCTATCGCCTGACCCATGAAATGCGCATTATATTAAATGAAGCAAATGTCCTGCGCAGCATTGAACGCATGAATGAACTGGGCGTGCTCCAAGCCATACATCCTTTAATGGAGCTTAATTCCGCACGTTCGCAAGTAATTGCCGAACTTGAAAGGCTTATGAGCTGGTACAGCCTGCTTTATCTTGAACCGCCCCTTTCTGTTTGGAAAACATATTTTCTAGCCATGTGCATGGGAGTTTCCAAGGCAAAGATGGAACAGATTTATGACCGTTTCAGCTTTTCTCCCAGTGAACGCCGTGAATTCATCCATCTTCGTGATACTATTTTCTGGGCTGCCGGAAACATTATGAACATTAAGCAGGAGATGAAGCCCAGTGAAATATATGAAACGCTCAGCCCTGTTCCCCTTGAGGGAGTTCTTTTCATTATGGCCCGTACCAAACGGGAAATGATTAAAAAATACGTATCGCAGTATTTAACCAGCTTAAGGCTTAAAACAATTGATGTGACAGGCGAGGATTTAAAGGAGTTAGGACTCGAACCCGGCCCTTTATATTCCGATTTTCTTAATCAGGTTAAGCTGGCCTGCCTTGATGGAGAATTGAAAGGAAGAGATGAACAACTCATTTTTTTAAAGGATAAGATTAGCAAATTAGGAAACACAAAAAGCATGTAA
- a CDS encoding amidohydrolase gives MDLTKLVQTELDDLVRIYKHLHANPELSREEEKSSKLVADQLEACGIAVTRNFGGYGVVGVLENGDGPTVMVRGDMDALPITEETGLEYVSFVRGKDPSGNDTGVMHACGHDVHMTSLVGTARVLSKSRESWSGKIIFVGQPAEESMSGARAMIEQGLFEKFGAPDYCLATHVITKLEAGNIVVKSGPIMAGTYQLKITVRGVGGHGAIPQECIDPVVLAARIITSLQTIVSREFSPLDPAVVTVGSIHGGTRANIIPGEVVMEVTARFCNSEGHDRIFESVKRICKYEGLSMGLPEDLLPIVEFDDESDLPATTNDSGLADIVRKAAAEYLGADKVHEAEMVMGSEDFSLFRTAGVKETPSCLFFTGATSAEEMSMFHEKGINPPSIHNSKFYPPPEPTIKTAVTTMVGTVLRILS, from the coding sequence ATGGATTTGACCAAACTGGTTCAAACTGAACTGGATGATTTAGTCAGAATTTACAAGCACCTGCATGCTAATCCTGAACTTTCGCGTGAAGAAGAAAAATCTTCCAAACTGGTTGCAGATCAGCTGGAGGCATGCGGTATTGCTGTGACCAGAAATTTTGGTGGCTACGGTGTTGTCGGTGTTCTGGAAAATGGGGATGGCCCGACCGTTATGGTTCGTGGCGATATGGATGCACTGCCGATCACCGAAGAAACCGGACTTGAGTACGTCAGCTTCGTAAGAGGTAAAGATCCTTCCGGCAATGATACAGGTGTGATGCATGCTTGCGGGCATGATGTTCATATGACCTCCCTTGTGGGAACAGCTCGAGTGCTTTCTAAATCCCGAGAAAGCTGGAGCGGAAAAATTATTTTTGTTGGACAGCCTGCAGAAGAATCTATGTCCGGTGCGCGGGCAATGATTGAACAGGGGCTGTTTGAAAAATTCGGTGCTCCTGACTACTGTCTCGCCACTCATGTTATCACTAAACTTGAAGCCGGAAATATTGTGGTCAAATCCGGCCCGATCATGGCCGGAACCTACCAACTGAAAATTACCGTTCGCGGAGTAGGGGGGCATGGCGCTATTCCGCAGGAATGTATTGATCCTGTTGTGCTCGCCGCTCGAATCATAACTTCGCTGCAAACCATTGTCAGCCGAGAGTTCAGTCCTCTTGATCCAGCTGTTGTCACCGTTGGTTCCATCCATGGCGGAACAAGGGCCAACATTATTCCCGGCGAAGTAGTCATGGAAGTTACCGCAAGATTTTGCAATTCAGAAGGGCATGACCGTATTTTTGAATCAGTGAAGCGAATCTGTAAATACGAAGGCTTGTCTATGGGGCTGCCTGAAGATTTGTTGCCCATAGTTGAATTTGATGATGAAAGCGATCTGCCCGCAACAACTAATGATAGTGGATTAGCAGATATTGTCCGCAAAGCTGCCGCGGAATACCTTGGCGCAGACAAAGTGCATGAAGCAGAAATGGTCATGGGCAGTGAAGACTTTTCACTGTTCAGAACAGCCGGCGTGAAAGAAACTCCTTCTTGTCTTTTTTTTACCGGGGCTACATCTGCTGAAGAAATGTCAATGTTCCATGAGAAAGGAATTAACCCGCCGTCCATTCATAACAGCAAGTTTTACCCTCCGCCGGAGCCGACCATCAAGACTGCCGTCACCACCATGGTTGGAACAGTACTAAGAATTTTAAGTTAA
- a CDS encoding LL-diaminopimelate aminotransferase has product MPEFKLADRLATLPPYLFAEIDRLKAEVAAQGVDIISLGIGDPDLPTPDFIIEALHKAAQNPVNHQYPSYVGLLTFRQAVADWYKERFNVDLDATKEVVSLIGSKEGIAHFPLAFVNPGDLVLVASPNYPVYPVASGFAGGEVEIIPLLEENDFLPDLDAISDEKWDKCKIIFVNYPNNPTSATATPEFYEKLVAKAKKHNVIIAADAAYTEVYYDEDKKPISILETPGAKDVAIEFHSLSKTYNMTGWRCGMAVGNPSLVAGLGKIKENVDSGIFQAVQEAGIVALKEGEPYVKEFRKIYKERRDCVVEALEKINISCKVPDASIFVWAKTPEGYTSSEFVSKLLKETGVVVTPGNGFGESGEGYFRISLTVDTDRLKEAVSRISKL; this is encoded by the coding sequence ATGCCAGAATTTAAACTTGCCGACAGGCTCGCCACACTCCCCCCTTATCTCTTTGCTGAAATTGACAGACTCAAAGCTGAAGTAGCAGCTCAGGGAGTGGATATCATCAGTCTCGGCATTGGCGATCCTGACCTTCCGACTCCCGATTTTATTATTGAAGCACTGCACAAAGCAGCTCAGAATCCGGTTAACCACCAGTATCCTTCTTATGTTGGTCTGCTGACTTTCCGTCAGGCAGTTGCTGACTGGTACAAGGAAAGATTCAACGTGGACCTGGACGCAACTAAAGAAGTTGTATCTCTGATCGGTTCCAAAGAAGGTATCGCTCACTTCCCGCTGGCTTTTGTTAACCCCGGCGACCTCGTGCTGGTAGCTTCTCCCAACTATCCGGTTTACCCGGTAGCATCCGGCTTTGCCGGCGGTGAAGTGGAAATTATTCCTCTGCTTGAAGAGAATGATTTTCTGCCCGATCTCGACGCTATCAGTGATGAAAAATGGGATAAGTGCAAGATTATCTTTGTAAACTACCCCAACAACCCCACATCCGCGACCGCAACACCCGAATTCTACGAAAAGCTGGTTGCCAAAGCCAAGAAGCACAATGTTATCATCGCAGCAGACGCAGCTTACACCGAAGTTTACTATGATGAAGACAAGAAGCCCATTTCCATTCTGGAAACTCCCGGCGCAAAAGATGTGGCCATTGAATTCCACTCCCTGTCCAAAACCTACAATATGACTGGTTGGCGTTGCGGTATGGCAGTAGGTAATCCCTCACTTGTCGCCGGACTGGGAAAAATTAAAGAAAATGTCGACTCCGGTATCTTTCAGGCTGTACAGGAAGCCGGAATTGTTGCACTTAAAGAAGGCGAACCTTACGTTAAGGAATTCCGCAAGATCTACAAAGAGCGTCGCGACTGCGTTGTTGAAGCTCTGGAAAAGATCAACATTTCCTGCAAGGTGCCAGATGCTTCCATCTTCGTATGGGCTAAAACTCCCGAAGGTTACACTTCTTCCGAGTTCGTATCCAAGCTCCTGAAGGAAACCGGTGTTGTTGTTACTCCCGGTAACGGCTTCGGCGAATCCGGTGAAGGGTATTTCAGAATTTCGCTGACAGTTGATACCGACAGGCTCAAGGAGGCAGTATCACGGATATCCAAACTGTAA
- a CDS encoding transaldolase family protein produces the protein MKIYLRTCSLYEVRNAGEYGLIDGINLLTENGNEKCVATDNDSKAIVSNTNGPVFAMADGRSSEEILDDSLKLLQLSPNIVISIKATLEGFKACKLLTTKDVPVMFNGLNSITKALMAAKSGADFVSFDVKGFKQKHGADFEVLTQTVKLIREYGLHTDVLANVSGESIDLDSVIATGVDGLEISFTGLMKFLENDS, from the coding sequence ATGAAAATCTACCTAAGAACCTGTTCTCTTTATGAAGTACGAAACGCTGGAGAATACGGTCTCATTGACGGAATCAACTTACTTACTGAGAACGGCAATGAAAAATGTGTCGCAACGGATAATGATTCAAAAGCGATCGTAAGCAATACAAACGGCCCTGTCTTTGCGATGGCAGATGGCAGGAGCTCTGAAGAGATTCTCGATGATTCCTTAAAATTATTACAGTTAAGTCCAAATATCGTGATCAGCATTAAAGCTACACTTGAAGGTTTTAAGGCTTGCAAATTACTGACGACTAAAGATGTGCCTGTAATGTTCAACGGACTGAATAGCATCACCAAAGCCCTAATGGCAGCAAAATCAGGTGCAGATTTTGTCAGTTTCGATGTGAAAGGATTCAAGCAGAAACATGGCGCTGATTTCGAAGTCCTGACTCAGACAGTAAAGTTGATTCGCGAATATGGACTGCATACAGATGTGCTGGCAAATGTGTCCGGCGAATCAATCGACTTGGATTCAGTGATCGCGACTGGAGTTGATGGACTGGAGATTTCGTTTACGGGTTTGATGAAGTTTTTGGAGAACGACAGTTAG
- a CDS encoding HIT domain-containing protein, producing MDVLWAPWRMDYILGPKPDECVFCIPKHTDEDEERLILHRAEYCFVIMNKFPYNNCHLMVTPYRHVSKLTDLDEAEASEIMKYITISCDILEKACNPQGINVGLNIGEAAGAGIAAHLHFQLVPRWNGDASFMAVFGETNVIPDHLSSTYKRLKPLFDSCCR from the coding sequence ATGGACGTATTATGGGCTCCGTGGCGAATGGACTATATTCTTGGTCCAAAGCCGGATGAATGTGTTTTCTGCATTCCGAAACACACTGACGAAGATGAGGAAAGATTAATTCTGCACAGAGCTGAATACTGCTTTGTGATCATGAATAAATTTCCTTACAACAACTGTCACCTGATGGTTACGCCTTACCGGCATGTCAGTAAACTCACTGATCTTGATGAAGCGGAAGCTTCCGAGATCATGAAATATATAACCATAAGCTGCGATATTCTCGAAAAGGCATGCAACCCTCAGGGGATTAATGTCGGCCTGAATATAGGGGAAGCAGCAGGAGCTGGGATCGCCGCCCATCTCCATTTCCAATTGGTGCCCCGTTGGAACGGGGACGCATCGTTTATGGCAGTTTTCGGAGAAACCAACGTTATTCCCGATCACTTGTCTTCAACTTATAAAAGGCTCAAGCCGTTATTTGACAGCTGCTGTCGTTAA
- the xerD gene encoding site-specific tyrosine recombinase XerD: MTENENNTSCKHQWIDRYLEYLLIERGLSENSLSGYLSDLESFQSFLEDRSAKIEDATSQTLLLYLTYLRSKALKSTSLARHLSSLRGFFAFCTSRGFIKEDPATLLENPKLPRKIPEFLSPEEIGRMLALPKLTEKLGFRDRTMLELLYAAGMRVSELINLNIEDFDPQTGVLIIFGKGSKERLVPIHYVAQNFLNQYIKDWRPAFNPKVKNIFLNRSGKGLSRQGVWKLIKKFALEAGIKRPISPHTFRHSFATHLLDGGADLRTVQLLLGHSDINATEIYTHIQAGRLVQLHKRFHPRSVM; the protein is encoded by the coding sequence ATGACCGAGAATGAAAACAATACATCCTGTAAACACCAATGGATCGACCGTTATCTGGAGTACCTGCTCATTGAGCGTGGTCTCTCGGAAAACAGCCTTAGTGGATATCTGAGTGATCTGGAGTCTTTTCAGTCTTTTCTGGAAGATAGGTCCGCGAAAATAGAAGACGCCACAAGTCAGACATTGCTGCTCTACCTTACATATCTAAGGTCAAAAGCATTGAAATCAACCTCGCTGGCGAGGCATCTTTCGTCTTTGCGGGGATTTTTTGCGTTTTGCACGTCGCGGGGATTCATTAAAGAAGACCCTGCAACTCTGTTGGAAAACCCAAAGCTCCCCAGAAAGATTCCTGAGTTCCTATCACCGGAGGAAATCGGCCGCATGCTCGCTTTGCCCAAGCTGACCGAGAAACTCGGGTTTCGCGATCGAACTATGCTTGAGCTGCTTTATGCAGCCGGAATGAGAGTCTCCGAATTGATCAATCTTAACATTGAAGACTTTGATCCTCAAACCGGAGTTCTCATCATTTTCGGCAAAGGTTCCAAGGAACGGCTGGTGCCGATTCATTATGTGGCGCAAAATTTCTTAAACCAATACATTAAGGATTGGCGTCCTGCTTTTAATCCCAAGGTCAAGAACATCTTCTTAAACAGATCAGGAAAAGGACTTTCCAGACAGGGTGTCTGGAAACTGATCAAGAAGTTCGCACTGGAAGCAGGTATAAAACGTCCAATATCTCCGCACACTTTTAGGCATTCGTTTGCCACCCACTTGCTGGATGGCGGTGCGGATCTGCGTACAGTCCAGTTGCTTCTCGGTCATTCAGACATCAATGCTACAGAAATATACACACATATTCAAGCCGGAAGATTGGTCCAGCTTCATAAACGCTTTCACCCACGTTCTGTAATGTGA